From the genome of Sulfurimonas sp., one region includes:
- a CDS encoding WD40 repeat domain-containing protein has protein sequence MLKTIIVLLVFTSLFAIESLEPSKVFKATGTVQSIVVKKNKLYAGTDNGTIEIFNTDTKQNVKTIKIPDIKDFMGDVLPSKIYSIDIFKDKILIVSQGMKGYRNIFIYENEKLNKIIDIDKKYFIQKASFVDDEKIVFALLSNQIGVYNYKTKKLSYLIQVSPSSFSHFIISEDKKKIATTDESGIVRIMDIETAQVLKQPKAINLDRVYQLDYKKGVILTAGQDRKSVVYKDSSSSFLDFDFLLYSCALSPKAKLGAVAYNEKNEVLVFDVNTKKKLYNLKGQKATLTQILFKNEKEVFLSSDDPNINYFNLNKE, from the coding sequence ATGCTTAAAACTATAATTGTATTACTCGTTTTTACGAGTCTTTTTGCGATAGAGAGCTTGGAACCTAGCAAAGTATTTAAAGCAACTGGCACTGTTCAAAGTATAGTTGTGAAAAAAAACAAACTTTATGCAGGTACTGATAATGGAACTATTGAAATATTTAACACGGATACAAAGCAGAATGTTAAAACAATTAAAATACCAGATATAAAAGATTTTATGGGTGATGTTTTACCATCTAAAATATACTCAATCGACATTTTCAAAGATAAAATTTTAATTGTTTCACAGGGGATGAAAGGGTACAGAAATATATTTATATATGAAAATGAAAAGCTAAACAAAATTATAGATATAGATAAAAAATACTTTATTCAAAAAGCGTCTTTTGTGGATGATGAAAAAATAGTGTTCGCACTGCTTAGCAATCAAATAGGCGTTTATAACTATAAAACTAAAAAACTATCTTATTTGATACAAGTTAGCCCATCTTCTTTTTCACACTTTATAATAAGCGAAGATAAGAAGAAAATAGCTACAACAGATGAAAGTGGAATAGTCAGAATAATGGATATAGAGACAGCTCAAGTATTAAAACAGCCCAAGGCGATCAACCTAGATAGAGTTTATCAGCTTGATTATAAAAAAGGTGTGATCTTAACAGCAGGTCAAGATAGAAAATCTGTAGTTTATAAAGACAGTTCATCATCTTTTTTAGACTTTGACTTTTTACTATACAGCTGTGCTTTAAGCCCAAAAGCAAAATTAGGTGCTGTTGCATATAATGAGAAAAATGAAGTTTTAGTATTTGATGTGAATACCAAAAAAAAGCTATATAACTTAAAAGGGCAAAAAGCTACGCTTACACAGATACTTTTTAAAAATGAAAAAGAAGTTTTTCTCAGTAGTGATGATCCAAACATAAATTATTTTAACTTAAATAAGGAGTAG
- a CDS encoding PAS domain-containing protein has protein sequence MEFNESEFLIETIVPDHELIISRTDLRGIITYANDTFASISGYSVDELIGNSHNIVRHPDMPKRVYKDMWTKLKQGRKWEGIVKNLRKDRGFYWVHATISGVYKNNELIEYKSIRVPIDYVTKLKYQKLYDEYRNTDKENIRKVIYSL, from the coding sequence ATGGAATTTAATGAGAGTGAATTTTTGATTGAAACTATTGTTCCTGATCATGAGTTAATTATCTCAAGAACAGATCTCAGAGGTATAATTACTTATGCGAATGACACGTTTGCCAGTATAAGTGGTTATAGTGTAGATGAACTTATTGGTAATTCACACAATATAGTTAGACATCCAGATATGCCTAAACGTGTTTATAAAGATATGTGGACTAAGTTAAAGCAGGGCAGAAAATGGGAAGGTATAGTAAAAAATCTCCGAAAAGATAGAGGTTTCTACTGGGTACATGCAACTATAAGTGGAGTATATAAGAATAATGAGTTAATTGAATATAAATCTATTAGAGTACCTATAGATTATGTTACAAAACTTAAATACCAGAAGCTTTATGATGAGTACAGAAATACAGATAAAGAAAATATCAGAAAAGTTATTTATAGCTTATAA
- a CDS encoding chaperone NapD — protein sequence MNISSIVVQTVPKYLDEVVESLKSCEVCDYHMHDEKGRIIITIEGDGVKEELEKLRVIEAIPHVITADMQMAYSEDELDEHIEIINNADAVPKMLNDDNVDVDKIIYRGDLKKKDLEGFAADFDKVD from the coding sequence ATGAATATTTCAAGCATTGTGGTACAAACAGTACCTAAGTATTTAGATGAAGTTGTTGAGAGTTTAAAGTCTTGTGAAGTGTGTGATTACCATATGCATGATGAAAAAGGCAGGATAATCATAACAATAGAGGGTGACGGTGTTAAGGAAGAGTTAGAAAAACTTAGAGTTATCGAAGCTATACCTCATGTAATCACTGCCGATATGCAGATGGCATATAGTGAGGATGAACTTGATGAGCACATAGAAATTATTAACAATGCAGATGCAGTACCAAAAATGTTAAATGATGACAATGTAGATGTGGATAAAATAATTTACAGAGGAGATCTAAAGAAGAAAGATCTTGAAGGATTTGCCGCTGACTTTGACAAGGTTGATTAA
- a CDS encoding Crp/Fnr family transcriptional regulator — protein MNNNINIELFEELNNVENNRLYEISQLKNYSKGNIIFYEGDKPNKLKLLLDGIIKVYKVDPKGNEVVMHFFQPQTLIAETAHMQKINYPATAMCETDCQLLEIDYELFEKDFLRNPDISFKIIESLSKKVKALQNVITTNLTMDTFSRVCKFIYENQNHIDELSHRKIAAILNITPETLSRNIATLKKEELVSVEKRKIIVLDSIRLSKYC, from the coding sequence ATGAATAATAATATTAACATCGAACTTTTTGAAGAATTAAATAATGTTGAGAATAACAGACTTTATGAAATCTCACAGCTTAAAAACTATAGTAAAGGTAATATTATCTTTTATGAGGGTGATAAACCAAACAAACTAAAGCTTTTGCTGGATGGTATTATAAAAGTATATAAGGTTGATCCAAAGGGTAATGAAGTGGTTATGCACTTTTTTCAACCTCAAACATTGATAGCAGAAACAGCACATATGCAAAAGATAAACTACCCGGCTACGGCGATGTGTGAAACAGATTGTCAGCTACTTGAAATAGACTATGAGTTATTTGAAAAAGATTTTTTACGTAATCCAGATATTAGTTTTAAAATCATCGAATCATTATCTAAAAAAGTTAAAGCTCTTCAAAACGTTATTACTACAAATCTCACCATGGATACATTTAGCAGGGTATGTAAGTTTATTTATGAAAACCAAAATCATATAGATGAACTCTCACATAGAAAAATAGCTGCAATCCTAAATATAACTCCAGAAACTCTCTCTAGAAACATAGCAACCTTAAAAAAAGAAGAACTTGTCAGTGTTGAAAAAAGAAAGATTATAGTACTAGACAGTATACGACTTAGCAAGTATTGTTGA